In Zonotrichia albicollis isolate bZonAlb1 chromosome 26, bZonAlb1.hap1, whole genome shotgun sequence, a genomic segment contains:
- the LOC102074378 gene encoding uncharacterized protein LOC102074378 isoform X2, translating into MTPPRTQPWLIPSCPKLDMGIPFLGKYHRPVSGRSCQTCTPRSWDGFYPEELAPLGFRDASRLTEADTRFRGWLVRRICGFLAAWQWEIPAESPGELLQRICSSRRVQDAASSPEPGPRGDEGSQQSCKEEICQILGEIQAPLSPLLLRLCHWLLPKLLTRVFLSVQLHRAQLEMVLRAARTPEVPLVFLCSHQSPLDGPLLSFLLLSQGVGLPRVAVSTRTSPRLRSLLQRLGGIFLPSGLAPTWSERDEGLPGAVLDAVGAVNAPGALREVLAAPGTPGVSPVRAGGAAEPPAPGAVPGGAVGVRAAGGARPALAAAPAAGAARWRRARRAAGARGHRLRPGSGRAAAACSAPGAPGAGLVSAGSVPGPVLPAPWLCPRGFLPALLPTGVCGQQPGGAHAQRESPGAAAASHHPGQGPAGCGERGESGPHFGDRRGDFGDSTGAARTERFQSLLCCHGRGNHRSAAAAPLPGGGAAAPAPVGFLQAAGAAAAAGPGRELLGAAAGAAAAQPAPAAAPAAPAAPPAPAAAPPGLGPGTAGTAGGGGPAPAGRGGRGRLCHPCPGAGDAARPGAALQPHQDRAEPGRAAPQDPGAAAAAAPHPAGAPGGDTGLGCPPPALLGTRGWPVTPVLCPQPCRPPDCHSLDVLDKLILGGLLEEEVAEEERWGCDVAPRRPGRGQSLGFFTDDSNSDSELELGVPKQCYKLRGPQGFPGFLLFLCRLLSPVLQTYGRAVQFLQRPPWPQPEQDYVEALLEFLAEDEDGYPDRSLALSSLQSFKDMGVLEELQTPTGPALQLSQPFQSASSREKLAAFIQQFTQL; encoded by the exons ATGACACCCCCCAGG ACCCAGCCGTGGCTCATCCCCTCGTGCCCCAAGCTGGACATGGGCATCCCCTTCCTGGGCAAGTACCACCGGCCGGTTTCGGGGCGCTCCTGCCAGACCTGCACGCCCAGGAGCTGG GATGGATTCTACCCCGAGGAGCTGGCCCCTCTGGGGTTCCGCGACGCCAGCCGCCTGACGGAGGCGGACACGCG GTTCCGGGGCTGGCTGGTCAGGAGGATCTGTGGCTTCCTGGCAGCCTGGCAGTGGGAAATTCCAGCAGAGAGCCCCGGGGAGCTCCTGCAGCggatctgcagcagcaggag ggtgcaGGATGCTGCCTCCAGCCCGGAGCCTGGCCCCCGAGGGGATGAGgggtcccagcagagctgcaaggAGGAGATCTGCCAGATCCTGGGGGAAATCCAGGCCCCACTGTCCCCCCTGCTGCTGAG gctgtgccactggCTGCTCCCCAAGCTCCTGACCCGAGTGTTCCTGAGCGTGCAGCTGCACCGGGCGCAGCTGGAGATGGTGCTGCGAGCTGCCAGGACG CCCGAGGTGCCGCTGGTGTTCCTGTGCAGCCACCAGTCCCCACTGGACGGGCCCCTGCtgtccttcctgctgctgtcccagggcgtggggctgcccagggtggCCGTGAGCACCAGGACCAGCCCTCGCCTGAG GTCCCTGCTCCAGCGCCTGGGAGGGATTTTCCTGCCTTCAGGCTTGGCCCCGACGTGGAGTGAGCGGGATGAGGGGCTCCCCGGGGCCGTGCTGGACGCGGTAGGTGCTGTAAATGCCCCCGGAGCGCTCAGGGAGGTGCTGGCAGCCCCCGGCACCCCCGGTGTCTCCCCAGTACGTGCAGGAGGTGCTGCGGAGCCGCCAGCCCCTGGTGCTGTTCCTGGAGGAGCCGTCGGCGTTCGTGCGGCTGGCGGAGCCCGCCCAGCGCTGGCTGCTGCGCCtgctgcgggcgctgcgcgATGGCGCCGTGCCCGACGCGCTGCTGGTGCCCGTGGGCATCGCCTACGACCTGGCTCCGGGCGGGCTGCGGCAGCGTGCAGCG CCCCCggagcccctggggctgggctcgtGTCTGCGGGCAGCGTTCCAGGCCCTGTGCTGCCGGCACCATGGCTTTGCCCGCGTGGATTTCTCCCAGCCCTTCTCCCTACGG GAGTTTGTGGACAACAACCTGGTGGGGCCCATGCTCAGAGGGAGTCCCccggagcagctgctgcttcccaccATCCTGGGCAGGGG cctgctgGATGTGGGGAGCGTGGGGAATCCGGGCCCCACTTTGGGGACAGAAGAGGAGATTTTGGTGACAGCACTGGGGCTGCACGCACTGAGCG ATTCCAGAGCCTGCTCTGCTGTCACGGCCGTGGGAATCACCGCAGCGCTGCTGCTGCACCGCTACCAGGAG gtggtgctgctgccccagctcctgtgggatttctccaagctgctggagcagctgctgctgcggggccgggccgtGAGCTGCTCGGGGCGGCTgcgggtgctgctgctgcacagcctgcGCCTGCTGccgcccctgcagcccctgcagccccccctgcgcctgctgcagcccccccGGGCCTCGGCCCGGGCACGGCTGGGACAGCTGGCGGGGGGGGTCCGGCACCAGCTGGCCGGGGAGGCCGTGGGCG cctgTGCCATCCGTGCCCTGGTGCTGGAGATGCTGCCCGTCCTGGGGCCGCCCTCCAGCCTCACCAAGATCGTGCTGAGCCGGGACGAGCTGCTCCACAagatcctggagctgctgcagctgctgccccccaccctgctggggctccaggtggggacacggggctgggctgtccccccccagccctgctggggacacgggggtggcCTGTCacccctgtgctgtgtccccagccctgccggcCTCCTGACTGCCACAGCCTGGACGTCCTGGACAAGCTCATCCTCGgggggctgctggaggaggaggtg GCCGAGGAGGAGCGCTGGGGCTGCGATGTGGCCCCGCGGCGCCCCGGGCGGGGACAGTCCCTGGGCTTCTTCACGGATGACAGCAACAGTGACAGCGAGCTCGAGCTCGGCGTCCCCAAGCAGTGCTACAAG CTCCGCGGGCCCCAGGGCTTCCCCggcttcctcctcttcctgtgCCGCCTGCTGAGCCCCGTGCTGCAGACCTACGGCCGCGCCGTGCAGTTCCTGCAGAGACCCCCCTGGCCCCAGCCCG agcaggactaCGTGGAGGCACTGCTGGAATTCCTGGCCgaggatgaggatg GGTATCCCGACAGGAGCCTGGCCCTGAGCTCCCTGCAGAGTTTCAAGGACATGGGG gtgctggaggagctgcagacccCCACGGGACCCgccctgcagctctcccagccgTTCCAGTCTGCGTCCAGCCGGGAGAAGCTGGCAGCCTTCATCCAGCAGTTCACGCAGCTgtag
- the LOC102074378 gene encoding glycerol-3-phosphate acyltransferase 2, mitochondrial isoform X1, translated as MTPPRTQPWLIPSCPKLDMGIPFLGKYHRPVSGRSCQTCTPRSWDGFYPEELAPLGFRDASRLTEADTRFRGWLVRRICGFLAAWQWEIPAESPGELLQRICSSRRVQDAASSPEPGPRGDEGSQQSCKEEICQILGEIQAPLSPLLLRLCHWLLPKLLTRVFLSVQLHRAQLEMVLRAARTPEVPLVFLCSHQSPLDGPLLSFLLLSQGVGLPRVAVSTRTSPRLRSLLQRLGGIFLPSGLAPTWSERDEGLPGAVLDAYVQEVLRSRQPLVLFLEEPSAFVRLAEPAQRWLLRLLRALRDGAVPDALLVPVGIAYDLAPGGLRQRAAPPEPLGLGSCLRAAFQALCCRHHGFARVDFSQPFSLREFVDNNLVGPMLRGSPPEQLLLPTILGRGLLDVGSVGNPGPTLGTEEEILVTALGLHALSDSRACSAVTAVGITAALLLHRYQEVVLLPQLLWDFSKLLEQLLLRGRAVSCSGRLRVLLLHSLRLLPPLQPLQPPLRLLQPPRASARARLGQLAGGVRHQLAGEAVGACAIRALVLEMLPVLGPPSSLTKIVLSRDELLHKILELLQLLPPTLLGLQPCRPPDCHSLDVLDKLILGGLLEEEVAEEERWGCDVAPRRPGRGQSLGFFTDDSNSDSELELGVPKQCYKLRGPQGFPGFLLFLCRLLSPVLQTYGRAVQFLQRPPWPQPEQDYVEALLEFLAEDEDGYPDRSLALSSLQSFKDMGVLEELQTPTGPALQLSQPFQSASSREKLAAFIQQFTQL; from the exons ATGACACCCCCCAGG ACCCAGCCGTGGCTCATCCCCTCGTGCCCCAAGCTGGACATGGGCATCCCCTTCCTGGGCAAGTACCACCGGCCGGTTTCGGGGCGCTCCTGCCAGACCTGCACGCCCAGGAGCTGG GATGGATTCTACCCCGAGGAGCTGGCCCCTCTGGGGTTCCGCGACGCCAGCCGCCTGACGGAGGCGGACACGCG GTTCCGGGGCTGGCTGGTCAGGAGGATCTGTGGCTTCCTGGCAGCCTGGCAGTGGGAAATTCCAGCAGAGAGCCCCGGGGAGCTCCTGCAGCggatctgcagcagcaggag ggtgcaGGATGCTGCCTCCAGCCCGGAGCCTGGCCCCCGAGGGGATGAGgggtcccagcagagctgcaaggAGGAGATCTGCCAGATCCTGGGGGAAATCCAGGCCCCACTGTCCCCCCTGCTGCTGAG gctgtgccactggCTGCTCCCCAAGCTCCTGACCCGAGTGTTCCTGAGCGTGCAGCTGCACCGGGCGCAGCTGGAGATGGTGCTGCGAGCTGCCAGGACG CCCGAGGTGCCGCTGGTGTTCCTGTGCAGCCACCAGTCCCCACTGGACGGGCCCCTGCtgtccttcctgctgctgtcccagggcgtggggctgcccagggtggCCGTGAGCACCAGGACCAGCCCTCGCCTGAG GTCCCTGCTCCAGCGCCTGGGAGGGATTTTCCTGCCTTCAGGCTTGGCCCCGACGTGGAGTGAGCGGGATGAGGGGCTCCCCGGGGCCGTGCTGGACGCG TACGTGCAGGAGGTGCTGCGGAGCCGCCAGCCCCTGGTGCTGTTCCTGGAGGAGCCGTCGGCGTTCGTGCGGCTGGCGGAGCCCGCCCAGCGCTGGCTGCTGCGCCtgctgcgggcgctgcgcgATGGCGCCGTGCCCGACGCGCTGCTGGTGCCCGTGGGCATCGCCTACGACCTGGCTCCGGGCGGGCTGCGGCAGCGTGCAGCG CCCCCggagcccctggggctgggctcgtGTCTGCGGGCAGCGTTCCAGGCCCTGTGCTGCCGGCACCATGGCTTTGCCCGCGTGGATTTCTCCCAGCCCTTCTCCCTACGG GAGTTTGTGGACAACAACCTGGTGGGGCCCATGCTCAGAGGGAGTCCCccggagcagctgctgcttcccaccATCCTGGGCAGGGG cctgctgGATGTGGGGAGCGTGGGGAATCCGGGCCCCACTTTGGGGACAGAAGAGGAGATTTTGGTGACAGCACTGGGGCTGCACGCACTGAGCG ATTCCAGAGCCTGCTCTGCTGTCACGGCCGTGGGAATCACCGCAGCGCTGCTGCTGCACCGCTACCAGGAG gtggtgctgctgccccagctcctgtgggatttctccaagctgctggagcagctgctgctgcggggccgggccgtGAGCTGCTCGGGGCGGCTgcgggtgctgctgctgcacagcctgcGCCTGCTGccgcccctgcagcccctgcagccccccctgcgcctgctgcagcccccccGGGCCTCGGCCCGGGCACGGCTGGGACAGCTGGCGGGGGGGGTCCGGCACCAGCTGGCCGGGGAGGCCGTGGGCG cctgTGCCATCCGTGCCCTGGTGCTGGAGATGCTGCCCGTCCTGGGGCCGCCCTCCAGCCTCACCAAGATCGTGCTGAGCCGGGACGAGCTGCTCCACAagatcctggagctgctgcagctgctgccccccaccctgctggggctccag ccctgccggcCTCCTGACTGCCACAGCCTGGACGTCCTGGACAAGCTCATCCTCGgggggctgctggaggaggaggtg GCCGAGGAGGAGCGCTGGGGCTGCGATGTGGCCCCGCGGCGCCCCGGGCGGGGACAGTCCCTGGGCTTCTTCACGGATGACAGCAACAGTGACAGCGAGCTCGAGCTCGGCGTCCCCAAGCAGTGCTACAAG CTCCGCGGGCCCCAGGGCTTCCCCggcttcctcctcttcctgtgCCGCCTGCTGAGCCCCGTGCTGCAGACCTACGGCCGCGCCGTGCAGTTCCTGCAGAGACCCCCCTGGCCCCAGCCCG agcaggactaCGTGGAGGCACTGCTGGAATTCCTGGCCgaggatgaggatg GGTATCCCGACAGGAGCCTGGCCCTGAGCTCCCTGCAGAGTTTCAAGGACATGGGG gtgctggaggagctgcagacccCCACGGGACCCgccctgcagctctcccagccgTTCCAGTCTGCGTCCAGCCGGGAGAAGCTGGCAGCCTTCATCCAGCAGTTCACGCAGCTgtag